From Uloborus diversus isolate 005 chromosome 8, Udiv.v.3.1, whole genome shotgun sequence, a single genomic window includes:
- the LOC129227877 gene encoding uncharacterized protein K02A2.6-like: MSDGTERPIAFASRTLNNAEKKYSQIDKEALAIVWAVKRFYLYLKGRRFILITDHKPLVAIFGSKKGLPILAATRLLHYALTLQSFQFDIIYRNTKDHGNADFLSRLPTQSEELEVRDDVTLFQLQQIETLPVTARELAKGTEEDEESRPLLQALRSGEGLKGKEAEYSVQDGCIMYGSRVMVPKQFQSRVLQELHEGHLGIVKMKAIARSFVFWKNIDKDIEEAVKNCIHCAQIKTDPQKAKVHHWEYPSKPWERLHVDFAGPLFGYMYLIIVDAHSKWLEAYPMKNTTALKTIECLRDCFARFGLPLMIVSDNGPQFKSDEFKIFLSRNGIKHRPSAPFKPSSNGQAKRYVFTVKQSLRAMKEYPGTIQQKLSTFLMQYRKAPNMTTLHSPAMLLMKREIRTRIDLVKPDLHARIQDRIRKDNFQFSDRVFRIGDNVAGATTVTVIKGGSSGKLSVKADNSTIPST, translated from the coding sequence ATGTCCGACGGAACAGAAAGACCTATAGCTTTTGCATCAAGAACTCTTAACAACGCAgagaaaaaatattcacaaattGATAAGGAAGCCCTTGCAATTGTGTGGGCAGTTAAGAGATTCTACCTATACCTAAAGGGACGAAGATTCATTCTTATAACAGATCACAAGCCATTAGTTGCAATTTTTGGATCGAAGAAAGGTCTACCAATTTTGGCAGCAACACGACTTCTTCACTATGCTTTGACTCTTCAATCCTTCCAATTCGACATCATCTACCGTAACACCAAGGACCATGGGAATGCTGATTTTCTCTCAAGGTTACCGACTCAGTCAGAAGAACTGGAAGTCCGAGATGATGTTACGCTCTTCCAACTGCAACAGATTGAGACACTTCCAGTCACTGCCAGGGAATTAGCCAAAGGAACAGAGGAAGATGAAGAAAGCAGGCCACTGTTGCAGGCACTTCGAAGTGGAGAGGGTCTAAAGGGGAAGGAAGCGGAATACAGTGTCCAAGATGGTTGCATCATGTACGGATCTAGAGTCATGGTTCCAAAACAATTCCAGAGCCGGGTGCTACAGGAGTTACACGAAGGACATTTAGGGATTGTAAAGATGAAAGCGATAGCAAGATCGTTCGTGTTTTGGAAGAACATAGACAAGGATATAGAAGAAGCAGTAAAGAATTGTATCCACTGCGCGCAAATTAAAACAGATCCCCAAAAAGCCAAAGTCCACCATTGGGAGTACCCAAGCAAACCTTGGGAGAGGCTACATGTTGATTTTGCTGGGCCATTGTTCGGATATATGTATCTGATCATTGTGGATGCACATTCTAAATGGCTGGAAGCGTATCCAATGAAGAATACAACAGCATTGAAGACGATCGAGTGTCTTAGGGACTGCTTCGCGAGGTTTGGACTTCCACTGATGATAGTTAGTGACAACGGACCTCAGTTCAAGTCCGATGAATTTAAGATCTTCCTGAGCCGAAACGGGATTAAGCACAGACCTTCAGCTCCATTCAAGCCTTCCAGCAATGGTCAAGCTAAAAGGTATGTGTTTACCGTCAAGCAATCTCTTCGCGCCATGAAGGAGTACCCCGGCACCATCCAGCAAAAGCTCAGCACCTTCCTGATGCAGTATAGGAAGGCTCCGAACATGACAACCCTCCACAGCCCTGCAATGCTGCTGATGAAGCGTGAGATCCGGACACGCATCGACCTGGTGAAACCCGATCTGCACGCCAGGATCCAAGACAGGATTAGGAAGGATAACTTTCAGTTCTCGGATCGTGTCTTTCGCATAGGGGACAACGTGGCAGGCGCAACTACCGTCACGGTGATAAAAGGTGGAAGTTCGGGAAAGTTGTCAGTAAAGGCGGACAACTCCACTATACCATCAACGTAA